TGCCATCCTTCCGCGAAGCCATGCGCACCAGAGAACCAACCCTGCTTCACACACGAGATGGGACATTGCCGGAAGTCCTCCTCGAGGGTATCAACTGGCGCGGTTTTGGGGATCCCTGCCGTGAAGCTGTCATTTTTCCTGTCCGGCCGACTAATGGGGATGCGGTGCTTgccttcttggtgttgggcGTAAACCCTCGCCGGCCGTACAATGACGAATACAAGGCTTTTACCAGCATGCTTAACCGACAGCTGGCCACCTCTTTGGCATCCGTGATCCTGTTCGAGGATGAGACTCGGCGTAGCAGGGATGCAGCGGAAGCAGCTGcattggagaaggagcagtTGACACAACAGTTGAATTTGCAAGCCAGCAGGTACAGACGCATGACTGAGCTTTCTCCCCTCGGAATGTTTCTCATCAGCCCCGAGGGTGTTTTACGCGAGGCCAACGATCGGTTTTTCGAGATGACGGGCCACACCAGAGATAACAACAGCCAGTACGAGATGTCGTGGCTGGATATCATGGTTGAAGAAAGCGCAAATACGATGAGAGAAGGCTGGGAGCGTCTGGTCAAGGATCACTTGCCTTGGTCGGGAGAGTTGAAGCTAAGGAAGCCGCGAATTAACCCAGCGTTGGAAACGAATGAACCAATGGATTCTTGGGTTTTGTTCAGTGCCCATGCTGAGTTATCTCATGATGGCACGGTGAGATCCGTAATGGGTTCCATCACAGATATCTCACATCTCAAATGGGCCCAAGGTTTGCAGAATCGTCGGCTCCAGGAGGCCGAAGAGACAAGGAGACAGCAGAATGAATTCATTGACATCACCTCGCACGAGATGCGAAACCCCCTCACAGCCATTCTGCAGTGTGCCGACGATATTTTATCGGCCTTGGGGGCCGGAGACAATCAATATCAGGGCACAGAAGCGACATATCGAGGAATTGGGAACGCTAGTTCAGTCACGTCACAAACCATCCAGTCCTGTATAGATGCCGCTCAAACCATCGCATTGTGCGTGCAGCACCAAAAATCCATCGTGGACGACATCCTTACCATCTCGAAACTGGATTCAAACTTGTTGCTTTTGACGCCTGTCCCCTGTCAACCGAAGCTTCTGCTGCGACGGGCTGTCAAAATGTTTGAGCCCGAGTTACaggcgaagaagattgaGGTTTCTTTCGACATCCGGGAGACCTCTCTTACCGGACTCAGTGTGGACTGGGTAGCCATGGACCCGAGCCGCGTCCTCCAGGTTCTCATCAACCTTctcaccaacgccatcaagTTTACTGCGCCTGCCAAAGACAAGAGGCTGATCACAGTTGTATTGGATGCATCTTTGAATCCTCCAGATGCCCGCCTGATCCCCGGGTTTCAGTATGTTCCTGTATCGTTCAAGGCAGCTGGTGGATACGTTGACTCGAAAACATCGGCTCTGGGACCGGAGGACGAGATGCCCGATGCGACAGTACCAGTTCCATCCAGCGAGCTATATCTGTATTTCCATGTGCAGGACAGTGGCTGTGGCTTAACGCACGAAGAGAAGCAGATATTGTTTCAGCGATTTAAGCAAGCCTCCCCACGGACTCATGCGCAGTACGGCGGAAGTGGACTAGGATTGTTCATTTCCAAACGACTGGCTGAGCTTCATGGAGGGCAGATTGGAGTGGCGTCGGAAGCAGGGGTGGGGAGTGTCTTTGGTTTCTTTGTCAGGGTGAGGAGAGCCGCCCCCTCTCCTGTATCAcgcgaagaggaggatgcctTCCTCGCAGCGGTTGGGCCAATGGAAAGACACTTGCATCCAGTAGGCGAACGAAATACCTCTTTGCTCAACAGTGAAGCTGTCAAGCAGGAGGGCAAAGGATATTCTGGAGTTTCTTCCGCCGAATTCAGTTCGGGCGCGAGCCTAGTTGGTTCTATGGCACCCGAGGCAGCACCGGCACGACCGCAGCCATTTTCAAGAATTGCATCCGACGTCTCATCAACATTCGACCCGAAGCAGCTTGATATTTTGGTCGTTGAGGACAACCTCATCAATCAAAGGGTTCTCGTAAGGCAACTCAAACAGTATGGATGCAATACGGTCGGCGTTGCGAATGATGGCTTGGAAGCGCTGGCCTTTCTTGAGAAGACGCACTTTTGTCGGACCTCTGAAGAGAACCCGGGCCAGGATCTATCCGTCATACTCATGGACTTGGAAATGCCCAACATGGATGGCCTAACTTGCGTCAGGGAAATTCGCAAGTGGCAACAGGAAGGAAAGGTGACCAAAGGGAAGCACGTTCCTGTCATCGCAGTAACCGCCAACGTGCGAGACGAGCAAGTGGCCACTGCGAGAAAGAGCGGAATGGACGATGTTGTGTCTAAACCTTTCCGCATCAAGGATCTAATGAAGAAAATCGAAGTGTTGTTGGGGCAGGATTTGGCAGGATCACAGGCACAGCCGGAGCACGCATAATGATACGGACATGGCTTATAAAGGTATCGTGGCTGAATAGAACGCTTTCTAGAGCGTGGCAGTTGCGCATTGGGAATGATACCAGGGATATGAAATGGGGGCATGGGATAGCACGTATACAAATCGGCGTTGGTGTTTCTCGTTATTGTCTGTTTGGATATCAAGGTGCCATGGCGCTAACTTCTAGAAAAGATGGCGGGGGGTAGATGTCACGGCTGTTAGATGTTGCTCGGATTATCTTACTAATGAGGCTCTCAATACCAGAATTGTATGATGTCTAAATCCCGCCCCGTCAAAGCCTTGGTACCTGCGAACAAGGTTTCTACACAGCTTTGAAAGTAGACAAATGCGCATTGTCATAGTTGGTACCGGGTTAGGGTTCAGGATTGGAGAactcaggggttcaggggctcgAGAGTCAGTAGTTGCCAGCAGAGCGCTAGTATGCGGTGTTTGTGCCCACCTGAGATTTGCACACCAGTAACAAGTAGGTACCCCATGTCCcaatctcctccatgtcTTGAATACAGCTTCCTTCTGCTCTGCATGCTTACAAAGGACAGACTGATTAGGTATCCATTATCCGTATCTCTGTCGGCGATTGGAACTTCCAACTTGCTCCTTCGGCAAACTAGATACACCGCCTCCGCGTAGATAACTGACCAGCTTTCTTAACACCTGATTGGTTAACTCGCCTATTTCAGTCGAGCTCGCCGCAAGGAACTGACGCACCAGAAAACAATTACTAAACACTTGGCACTACAACACTGCCCTACGGTGCATTGTGTTTCTCCGCTTTTCGGATCATGCCGTGGTTTCCACGAAAGTTGACGGTATTTACATTGCCAAGATTCGGCCTTTTCCCCTTTATGTCCCGTAACCGACATGGTCACGGATCCCGCGTGCCCCGTTGACCTGCGCGTCTTTGTCTGCCGACATGAATTGACACCAATGTCAAGTCGCACAACACATGCAAAGGCTTCATCCTTCCGTCTGTTCACCAACTGAGTGTGTAAGCCTGCGCTGATGCGACCGTTGATCATGCCCATGCGACTGATTTCATAACCGGCGGTGAAGCCTACTTATAGCTTGGACCCCCTGCCTTAATCTTCACTTTTTAACTTCAGCTTGATTCCGTTGTTGTCTTCCCCGTAAGAAAGAAATCATGGCTCTCGGGGGCCTTCCTTTACCGGTATGATATATTCCTTTTTCATCTCTTGGTCTTGGTTTCTGGGTCACTCCTTTGAGAAAACTTTCAGGTTGGTTGTTACTGATACACAATGTATCAATAGGGTCCCCGTGCATACCCCATTGTGGGAAATGTGCTGCAGATTGATACCAGCAGCACCCTCAGGTCCCTTGATAAGTTTACTGATCAATATGGCGAAATCTACCGCCTCGTGCTACCTTGGGGAACAACCGCCATTGTTGTAAGGTCCTTGATGCACGTCTAGTTTATAAGCAAAGCGCCCTGACCATGGAAATGTAGACAACAGCAGCCCTTGTCCATGAGGTCTCCGATGAAACACGCTTCAAGAAGCCTATCATTGCTGACCTCGAGCAACTCCGCAATGGCGTTCCCGCCGGGATGTTCACCACCCCGACAGAAGAACCAGTATGGGGTATCGCCCACCGCGTCCTAACCCCTGCTTTCGGGCCGGTGCCCATCCAAGAAATGTTTCCCGAGATGCACGAATTGGCTGCCCAGCTTGTCATGAAGTGGGCTCGCCACGGCCCCGAGCAATCCATTGCGGTCAGTGAAGACTTCACCCGACTTGCCCTCGACACCATTGCCCTGTGTTCGATGAATTTCCGATTCAACTCTTACTATCACGACGAGCTGCATCCTTTCATTACCGCAATGGCCAATTTCTTGACCGAGTCTGGAAACCGATCCCTCAAGGGCAACTTCTTGTCCAGTCTATTATTCTGGTCAAGCAACAAGTACTTTGCTGACATCAAGACCTTGAGGGACATTGCTCAGTCAGTTCTCGATGCCCGGAGAGCCAATCTAAACGGAAGAAAAGACTTGTTGTCGGCAATGCTAGATGGCGTGGACAGGAAGACAGGCGAGAAGTTGGATGACGGGGCTATCATCGACAACCTCATCACCTTTTTGATCGCAGGTCACGAGACCACAAGTGGCATGTTGAGCTTTGCGTTTGTGATGCTGCTCAAGAACCCAGAGACGCTGAAGAAGGCCCGCCAGGAGGTCGACGAGGTGATCGGTCAAGGACCGATTACGGCCGAGCACATGAAAAAGTTGCCATACATTACTGCCATTCTTCGAGAGACGCTCAGACTATGTCCGACCATTCCTTCGTACGGCGTTCAGGCTCTCGAAGACACAGTTATCGGGGGTAAATGGGCAATCGCCAAGGGTCAGGTCGTTCTTCTCTATCTGGCGAGGTCGCATCGAGACAAAGCGGTCTATGGGGAAACAGCTGACGAATTCATCCCTGAGAGGATGCTCGATGAGAATTTTGATCGGCTCAGCAAAGAACATCCCGGGTTTTGGAAGCCTTTTGGAAATGGTCAGCGAGGATGCATAGGGCGCGCGTTcgcctggcaagaagctATGGTCATAATGGCAATGCTGGTGCAAaactttgactttgagaTGTCGGATCCGTCCTACGAGCTCAAGATTAAAGAGACTCTGACCACCAAGCCTGAGGGATTCGAGATGAAAGCCAAGCTGAGGCACGGGTTGACACCTACCGAGCTGGAGAGACAACTGAACGGCAGCCTTTTGGAGAAGAGCACACTTTCCAAACACCCGCACGCCAAAGCGACAGAGAAAGGGACACAGCTCAAGCAGCTCAACATTTTTTACGGATCCAACACTGGCACGTGTGAGGCGCTTGCCCAGAGGCTGGCCATGGACGCCCCTTCACACGGATACAATGCAACAATCATTGATGCGCTtgatgcagcagcaaaccaGCTCCACAAAGATGACGCCACCCCTGTTGCTTTCATCACCGCGTCTTACGAAGGCGAGCCGCCTGATAATGCCACCGATTTTGTCACCTGGATCAAAGACTTGCCTGACACATCCTCCCTCAAAGGAACCTCTTATGCCGTCTTTGGCTGTGGCCACCGCGACTGGGCCAACACCTTCCACAAAGTCCCTCGTCTGGTCTACAACACTCTTGAACAAAAGGGCGCTACCCCTATTTGCGATCTCGGTCTGACAGATGTTTCCCAAGGTGAGATGTTCACCGACTTTGAGCAATGGGAAGACAACGTGTTCTGGCCTGCCATCAAGTCAAAATATGGTTCTgctgtgggtggtggtaggtaTCAGGCTCTTGAGGTTCAGTTCTCAACCCCTCGTGCTTCGACTTTGAGGCAAGACGTTGAGGAGGCTgtagtggtggaggaaaagacTCTGACCAAGGGAAATGGGGTTCCAAAGAAGCATCTCGAAGTCCAGCTTCCGGAAGGTATGACATACCGCGCTGGGGACTATCTGGCCGTGTTGCCGGTGAATCCCAAAGAGAGTATCAACCGGGTGATGAGAAAGTTTGGGTTGGCTTGGGATAGCCATATCACGGTTGCCGGTGGGGCTGAGGGTAAGAACACGACGCTTCCAACTGGAGGACCAGTGCCAGTCCACGAGGTGCTTGGCTCCTACGTTGAGCTGTTGCAACCTGTCACCAAGAGGGTACGCCCGTTTCTATTCTTCACCCTTTGCTTCTAAATGACTGACATTTTCCCAGGGCGTACAAACACTTTCCAACTTCACTTCAGCTGCAGCCGACAAAGCAGCACTGTCTGCTCTTTCCACGAACCCCGAGCTCTACACTTcgaccatcatcacccctcaGCTATCATTACTGGACATTCTCGACAGATATCCTTCCATCTCTCTTCCCTTCGGCACATTCCTctcactcctccccccgATGAGAGTGAGGCAGTACTCGatttcctcttcccctttggCATCACCTTCCAAGGCTACTCTCACttacaccctcctctccggccAGTCATTGGCCAACCCCGCCAATTTGTTCGCAGGTGTCGCTACGTCGTATCTGTCTGCCCTAAGGCAGGGGGATAGACTTCTTGTCTCTGTCCGGCAATCACACTCGTCGTTCCACCTACCCTCCAAT
This genomic stretch from Podospora bellae-mahoneyi strain CBS 112042 chromosome 1 map unlocalized CBS112042p_1.2, whole genome shotgun sequence harbors:
- a CDS encoding uncharacterized protein (COG:T; EggNog:ENOG503NWH5); the encoded protein is MGAGTTLSAAVGAGGTAEFSEPSHQTPRLPPTCGTDDASTTATEDLDLLESIKEVLDADSRPTFVLDLDPDDPLPITPIDSTGSPTARAKVLLPVFCNAALRLYEQLYDGLIGLDAQGLPPEQEPQDASFDEFKRWATGVTTHDDSKDVFPLSFLYGDLLWTGSTVRKRWRLISGNRLWRAAEVASPVGDLSSGAPAEVATGGFVAEHSLKAASQKAPPSERPTDTSLPVSGTTIAVRYSKQKSGRPPPKSFFSTRQTPAGSSDDTTKSSASITLAAPEKSVADWTCPEPRGVLSAHLQYARTVNWAITPLGPMEKWSPEFKQTANLCMNNPHPAALFWGSELTMLYNEAYATEVAGNKHPSLMGTGFSGPFSELWDYLRPIFAECARTGISVRKEDDYLPIDRHGLLEETFFSWSFTPMYGGTDRILGFYNAPFETTKQVINRRRMHTINKIGERTAQAKAVKQFWKFVLEGLQDNERDVPFALLYSVGDGEGEDNDHSSMSSGSTISLKTCHLEGSIGVPDGHMAAPTHLDLKRSREGFVPSFREAMRTREPTLLHTRDGTLPEVLLEGINWRGFGDPCREAVIFPVRPTNGDAVLAFLVLGVNPRRPYNDEYKAFTSMLNRQLATSLASVILFEDETRRSRDAAEAAALEKEQLTQQLNLQASRYRRMTELSPLGMFLISPEGVLREANDRFFEMTGHTRDNNSQYEMSWLDIMVEESANTMREGWERLVKDHLPWSGELKLRKPRINPALETNEPMDSWVLFSAHAELSHDGTVRSVMGSITDISHLKWAQGLQNRRLQEAEETRRQQNEFIDITSHEMRNPLTAILQCADDILSALGAGDNQYQGTEATYRGIGNASSVTSQTIQSCIDAAQTIALCVQHQKSIVDDILTISKLDSNLLLLTPVPCQPKLLLRRAVKMFEPELQAKKIEVSFDIRETSLTGLSVDWVAMDPSRVLQVLINLLTNAIKFTAPAKDKRLITVVLDASLNPPDARLIPGFQYVPVSFKAAGGYVDSKTSALGPEDEMPDATVPVPSSELYLYFHVQDSGCGLTHEEKQILFQRFKQASPRTHAQYGGSGLGLFISKRLAELHGGQIGVASEAGVGSVFGFFVRVRRAAPSPVSREEEDAFLAAVGPMERHLHPVGERNTSLLNSEAVKQEGKGYSGVSSAEFSSGASLVGSMAPEAAPARPQPFSRIASDVSSTFDPKQLDILVVEDNLINQRVLVRQLKQYGCNTVGVANDGLEALAFLEKTHFCRTSEENPGQDLSVILMDLEMPNMDGLTCVREIRKWQQEGKVTKGKHVPVIAVTANVRDEQVATARKSGMDDVVSKPFRIKDLMKKIEVLLGQDLAGSQAQPEHA
- a CDS encoding uncharacterized protein (EggNog:ENOG503NXJJ; COG:Q), with the translated sequence MALGGLPLPGPRAYPIVGNVLQIDTSSTLRSLDKFTDQYGEIYRLVLPWGTTAIVTTAALVHEVSDETRFKKPIIADLEQLRNGVPAGMFTTPTEEPVWGIAHRVLTPAFGPVPIQEMFPEMHELAAQLVMKWARHGPEQSIAVSEDFTRLALDTIALCSMNFRFNSYYHDELHPFITAMANFLTESGNRSLKGNFLSSLLFWSSNKYFADIKTLRDIAQSVLDARRANLNGRKDLLSAMLDGVDRKTGEKLDDGAIIDNLITFLIAGHETTSGMLSFAFVMLLKNPETLKKARQEVDEVIGQGPITAEHMKKLPYITAILRETLRLCPTIPSYGVQALEDTVIGGKWAIAKGQVVLLYLARSHRDKAVYGETADEFIPERMLDENFDRLSKEHPGFWKPFGNGQRGCIGRAFAWQEAMVIMAMLVQNFDFEMSDPSYELKIKETLTTKPEGFEMKAKLRHGLTPTELERQLNGSLLEKSTLSKHPHAKATEKGTQLKQLNIFYGSNTGTCEALAQRLAMDAPSHGYNATIIDALDAAANQLHKDDATPVAFITASYEGEPPDNATDFVTWIKDLPDTSSLKGTSYAVFGCGHRDWANTFHKVPRLVYNTLEQKGATPICDLGLTDVSQGEMFTDFEQWEDNVFWPAIKSKYGSAVGGGRYQALEVQFSTPRASTLRQDVEEAVVVEEKTLTKGNGVPKKHLEVQLPEGMTYRAGDYLAVLPVNPKESINRVMRKFGLAWDSHITVAGGAEGKNTTLPTGGPVPVHEVLGSYVELLQPVTKRGVQTLSNFTSAAADKAALSALSTNPELYTSTIITPQLSLLDILDRYPSISLPFGTFLSLLPPMRVRQYSISSSPLASPSKATLTYTLLSGQSLANPANLFAGVATSYLSALRQGDRLLVSVRQSHSSFHLPSNVETPVVMIAAGAGIAPFRGFIQERAALASQGNKLGKALLFFGCRHPDWDDLYCDELEKWEADDIVKVTRAYSRQNDREYVGDSVLNYKDEVKQLWDNGARVYVCGSRAVGDGVRSALGRVVLGDEAKEGEIAKWFEGVRNVRYAVDVFD